The Terriglobia bacterium sequence AGGGTTACCGCACCGGAAGCCTCAACCCCAAGGGGCGCCTCCGCTGACCTATCGGACGCGCCCCAATCTCGATAGGGGCCAGTAACGGAACTCGACCTTCCCGCGGAACCTCCCCACCGGGACCGCCCCGAAGAGGCGGCTGTCCGCGCTTTCCTCCGGATTGTCCCCAAGAACCCAGATTCTCTCCGACCCGCGATCCTCCGGGTCGAGGGTGCCGGCGGGAAGGACCGGGGGCGGCACGGGTGCCCGAGCGACCCGCTTGATCAGGGGCGTGTCGCCCGGTCCGACGAGCAGGGCCACCTCACCCGGCTTCGGGGCGCGTCCCCGATAGGTCCACAGGTTCACGATCACGCGGTCGCCCGGCCGAAGCGTGGGCTCCATCGAGGCGCCGAGAACGGTCCACGGGATCGCAAGACGGCGGGTGCCGACCTCGACCGCCGCCCACGCGACCCCGAGGGCAACGAGGAGTTCGATGAGCCACCGGACCTCGAGGGGGACCCGAC is a genomic window containing:
- a CDS encoding S26 family signal peptidase, which codes for MSETSARRGPHLRRVPLEVRWLIELLVALGVAWAAVEVGTRRLAIPWTVLGASMEPTLRPGDRVIVNLWTYRGRAPKPGEVALLVGPGDTPLIKRVARAPVPPPVLPAGTLDPEDRGSERIWVLGDNPEESADSRLFGAVPVGRFRGKVEFRYWPLSRLGRVR